A genomic window from Arthrobacter globiformis includes:
- a CDS encoding HNH endonuclease — translation MDVHAFVTDDEAWVPAVDFTDQEDSLLTGTVSFPLPSFLTADEALSMVESTDRLIAWAIAMKMRALARVEEAIGEESPRRPENQPVRFGGDEVHALAVSEVSTGCALTEGAAARFLNNAADLTTSQWEVLEAVEAGEISEAHAQIILDQARSLPAEQAEMFAAVALQRTRTRQGRRRTPSELRACLRRLRESLHPESLAARKESARRERGVWFTPEPDGMCTLSAVLTAEVGMAIFNGLDRDAREASARAAEPVSLPGPGAALGRSAPPDPRTLSELRADAFVYRFLGASDESESGAFRAEVVVTIPVGLVLGDGGVLGDGLVLGDGSGTAELEGYGPVDAATVRRLAALAPTWQRLFTDCTTGQALGVGRVAYRPPKALRRYLYCRDGTCRFPGCTRRAAACEPDHTIEWQDGGATDAGNLAMLCRKHHALKSIGAWSYRQSSPTGDLEWRSPLGREYSTEAVDFGKALYPPKEPEPPPF, via the coding sequence ATGGACGTCCATGCGTTCGTCACCGACGACGAGGCGTGGGTTCCGGCTGTCGACTTCACGGACCAAGAGGATTCGCTGCTGACAGGCACCGTGAGCTTTCCGCTCCCCTCCTTCCTCACAGCCGACGAGGCGCTCTCCATGGTGGAGTCGACCGACCGGCTCATCGCCTGGGCAATAGCCATGAAAATGCGTGCCCTGGCGAGAGTCGAAGAAGCGATTGGCGAAGAATCCCCCCGGCGTCCAGAGAACCAACCGGTGCGCTTTGGCGGGGACGAGGTCCATGCGCTCGCCGTCAGTGAAGTGTCCACCGGCTGTGCGCTCACGGAAGGCGCAGCCGCGCGCTTCCTGAATAATGCCGCGGATCTGACGACGTCCCAGTGGGAAGTTCTTGAGGCGGTTGAGGCGGGCGAGATCTCCGAGGCGCACGCCCAGATCATTCTCGACCAGGCCCGCTCCCTGCCTGCCGAGCAGGCCGAAATGTTCGCTGCGGTGGCACTGCAGCGCACGCGGACACGGCAGGGCCGTCGCCGCACCCCGTCCGAGTTGCGTGCCTGCCTGCGGCGGTTGCGCGAGAGCCTTCATCCCGAGAGCCTCGCGGCGCGTAAGGAGTCTGCCCGGCGTGAGCGCGGTGTCTGGTTCACGCCCGAGCCGGACGGCATGTGCACGCTATCCGCGGTCCTCACGGCGGAAGTCGGGATGGCCATCTTTAATGGGCTCGACCGCGATGCACGGGAGGCCAGCGCACGGGCTGCAGAGCCCGTGTCCCTTCCTGGGCCCGGCGCTGCTCTTGGGCGCAGCGCACCTCCCGATCCCCGCACGCTCTCGGAGCTCCGCGCTGATGCGTTCGTGTACCGTTTTTTGGGCGCATCTGATGAGTCGGAATCTGGGGCATTCCGCGCCGAAGTTGTGGTGACCATTCCCGTCGGACTCGTCCTCGGTGACGGTGGTGTCCTCGGTGACGGCCTTGTCCTCGGCGACGGCTCAGGAACAGCCGAACTCGAAGGCTACGGTCCCGTTGACGCTGCCACGGTCCGGCGCCTGGCGGCCCTTGCGCCCACGTGGCAGCGGCTCTTCACTGACTGCACCACTGGCCAGGCCCTGGGTGTGGGCCGTGTGGCCTACCGTCCACCGAAGGCACTGCGCCGGTACCTATACTGCCGTGACGGGACCTGCCGATTCCCGGGATGCACGCGCCGGGCCGCCGCCTGCGAACCCGACCACACCATCGAGTGGCAGGACGGTGGCGCCACCGACGCCGGCAACCTGGCAATGCTCTGCCGAAAGCACCATGCGCTGAAGTCCATCGGCGCCTGGAGCTACAGGCAGTCGTCCCCAACCGGGGATCTTGAGTGGCGTTCGCCGCTTGGCAGGGAATACAGCACCGAAGCGGTGGATTTCGGCAAAGCCCTTTACCCGCCCAAGGAGCCAGAACCCCCGCCCTTCTAG
- a CDS encoding MarR family winged helix-turn-helix transcriptional regulator, translated as MTSPPGSDDDLLLERQLCFALAVASRTVIGAYRPVLQELNLTHPQYLVMLALWEKSPRSVKEISDALLLVPATLSPLLKRLEALGYVTRRRVPGDERSLAVGLTPEGTALRDKAMGVPGTMLAKLGLTRAQAEDIHVAMTQLIESAQIDHTLQADPNVEDEATA; from the coding sequence ATGACTTCCCCTCCAGGGAGCGACGATGACCTCCTGCTCGAGCGGCAGCTCTGCTTCGCCCTCGCTGTCGCCTCGCGCACCGTCATCGGCGCCTACCGACCCGTGCTGCAGGAGCTCAACCTCACCCACCCGCAGTACCTGGTGATGCTGGCGCTGTGGGAGAAGAGCCCGCGTTCAGTCAAGGAAATCAGCGACGCCCTCCTCCTGGTCCCGGCCACCCTTTCCCCGTTGCTCAAGAGGCTCGAGGCCCTGGGATACGTCACCCGCCGGCGCGTTCCCGGGGATGAACGCTCCCTTGCGGTCGGCCTGACCCCAGAAGGGACCGCGCTCCGCGACAAGGCGATGGGCGTGCCCGGCACCATGCTGGCCAAGCTCGGCCTCACCCGCGCCCAGGCGGAGGACATCCACGTTGCCATGACGCAGCTCATCGAATCAGCCCAGATCGATCACACCCTGCAGGCGGACCCCAACGTGGAAGACGAAGCCACGGCCTAA
- a CDS encoding IclR family transcriptional regulator, with product MPPTEQNGSNRTLERAAAILDAVGRSAVSASELSRRTGLSLSTAHRLALQMVDYGFLRRTEGGTFRLGQRFVRSALENVALPVLHELRDRTGETAQLWVRRGDERVCLISADSRHELRATLPPGSRLPLPAGSSGRLLAADDEVLAELASAGWIESVGSRTPGLGSISAPVQTEEGIIAAVCLAMPLARVTGSPGQDHGAVVLQAARRIEEAVREGR from the coding sequence ATGCCACCTACTGAACAGAACGGAAGCAACCGCACGCTGGAGCGTGCCGCCGCGATCCTCGACGCGGTGGGCCGGTCGGCCGTGTCAGCCAGTGAGCTGTCCCGGCGGACCGGCCTCTCGCTGTCCACAGCGCACCGCCTGGCCCTGCAGATGGTGGACTACGGCTTCCTCCGACGCACCGAGGGCGGCACCTTCCGGCTCGGGCAGCGGTTCGTCCGTTCGGCCCTGGAAAACGTTGCCCTGCCCGTGCTCCATGAGCTCCGCGACCGCACCGGCGAGACCGCGCAGCTCTGGGTCCGGCGGGGGGACGAACGCGTCTGCCTCATCAGCGCAGACAGCCGCCACGAACTGCGCGCCACCCTGCCGCCCGGCTCGCGCCTCCCCCTGCCCGCCGGCTCCAGCGGCAGGCTTCTCGCAGCCGACGACGAGGTGCTGGCCGAGCTGGCTTCGGCGGGCTGGATTGAATCGGTGGGGTCCCGCACCCCCGGCCTCGGATCCATCAGCGCGCCGGTACAGACGGAGGAGGGAATCATCGCCGCTGTCTGCCTCGCCATGCCCCTGGCCCGGGTCACCGGTTCCCCCGGCCAGGACCACGGCGCCGTCGTGCTGCAGGCGGCACGGCGGATCGAGGAAGCGGTGCGCGAAGGGCGTTAG
- a CDS encoding CoA-acylating methylmalonate-semialdehyde dehydrogenase → MSENQDLPVLSHWIGGEEALSSGDRTAPVFDPARGTETKRVALANAGDIEAAISSAQKAFPAWRDLSITKRQQIIFRFRELLNERKGELAHIITAEHGKVVSDALGEITRGLEVVELATGFPHLIKGEHSENVSSGVDVYSTKSPLGVVGIISPFNFPAMVPLWFLPIAIAAGNAVVLKPSEKDPSAANWLAELFTEAGLPNGVFNVLHGDKEAVDGLLEHPDVKAISFVGSTPIAQYIYETAARNGKRVQALGGAKNHMLVLPDADLDLTADAAINAGFGSAGERCMAISVVVAVEPVADELIEKITSRMATLRIGDGRRNCDMGPLVTRQHRDKVASYIDVAIEDGAKVVVDGRGINVDGDENGFWLGPTLIDDVPVTSRVYTEEIFGPVLAVVRVRSYEEGLDLINCGAFGNGTAIFTNDGGAARRFQNEVEVGMVGINVPIPVPVAYYSFGGFKDSIFGSSKAYGLQGFQFFTREKAITSRWLDPSHGGINLGFPQN, encoded by the coding sequence GTGTCAGAAAACCAGGACCTTCCCGTACTGTCCCACTGGATTGGGGGAGAAGAAGCACTCTCCTCCGGTGACCGCACCGCGCCGGTCTTCGACCCAGCCCGCGGCACCGAGACCAAACGGGTGGCCCTTGCCAATGCCGGCGACATCGAGGCCGCCATCTCCTCCGCGCAGAAGGCCTTCCCGGCCTGGCGCGACCTGTCCATCACCAAGCGCCAGCAGATCATCTTCCGCTTCCGCGAACTGCTGAACGAGCGCAAGGGCGAACTGGCCCACATCATTACGGCCGAGCACGGCAAGGTAGTCTCCGACGCACTGGGCGAAATCACCCGCGGCCTGGAGGTCGTGGAACTGGCCACCGGCTTCCCGCACCTGATCAAGGGCGAGCACTCCGAGAACGTCTCCAGCGGCGTGGACGTCTACTCCACCAAGTCACCCCTCGGCGTCGTGGGCATCATCAGCCCGTTCAACTTCCCCGCGATGGTGCCGCTGTGGTTCCTGCCGATCGCCATCGCGGCCGGCAACGCCGTGGTCCTGAAGCCGAGCGAAAAGGACCCGTCGGCGGCCAACTGGCTCGCCGAGCTGTTCACCGAAGCGGGGCTGCCGAACGGCGTCTTCAACGTCCTGCACGGCGACAAGGAAGCGGTCGATGGCCTCCTGGAGCACCCCGACGTGAAGGCCATCTCCTTCGTCGGGTCCACCCCGATCGCCCAATACATCTACGAGACCGCCGCACGCAACGGCAAGCGCGTCCAGGCTCTCGGCGGTGCCAAGAACCACATGCTGGTCCTGCCCGACGCCGACCTCGACCTGACAGCCGACGCCGCCATCAACGCCGGCTTCGGTTCCGCCGGTGAACGCTGCATGGCCATCAGTGTCGTGGTCGCCGTCGAGCCCGTCGCCGACGAACTGATCGAAAAGATCACCTCCCGCATGGCCACACTTCGGATCGGCGACGGCCGCCGCAACTGCGACATGGGCCCGCTGGTCACCCGCCAGCACCGCGACAAGGTGGCCTCCTACATCGACGTCGCCATCGAGGACGGTGCCAAAGTGGTGGTGGATGGCCGCGGCATCAACGTTGACGGCGACGAGAACGGCTTCTGGCTCGGCCCCACCCTGATCGACGACGTCCCGGTCACCTCACGCGTCTACACGGAAGAGATCTTCGGCCCCGTCCTGGCCGTGGTCCGCGTACGCAGCTACGAGGAGGGCCTGGACCTGATCAACTGCGGCGCCTTCGGCAACGGCACCGCGATTTTCACCAACGACGGCGGCGCAGCCCGCCGCTTCCAGAACGAGGTCGAAGTGGGCATGGTGGGCATCAACGTGCCCATCCCCGTGCCCGTGGCCTACTACTCCTTCGGCGGCTTCAAGGACTCGATCTTCGGCAGCTCCAAGGCGTACGGCCTGCAGGGCTTCCAGTTCTTCACCCGCGAAAAGGCCATCACCTCCCGCTGGCTGGACCCGAGCCACGGCGGCATCAACCTCGGCTTCCCGCAGAACTAA
- a CDS encoding GntR family transcriptional regulator → MSPVASVSRRDGVVNEIRRAVVLGTIKPGEKLTEVQLSEWLNVSRPTVREALNQMAQEGLLVQEPYRGLRVATLDTTAIMDLANTRMALDMLAVTAIIEDETGRRMRMVEESWAEYSRVEMDPDPVVRHESHVAFHRKLWAASENALLLRLWPVTEAHVTIILAQDQATRADPVRAHRVHEKLVKAIRTKDLEVIRKAFAEHTIDSAKELIALLDTQRAAAPQTDKKKKE, encoded by the coding sequence ATGTCACCCGTGGCCTCTGTTTCCCGCCGGGACGGCGTGGTCAACGAAATCCGCCGCGCGGTGGTGCTGGGCACCATCAAACCGGGCGAAAAGCTGACGGAAGTCCAGCTGTCCGAATGGCTCAATGTCAGCAGGCCCACGGTCCGCGAAGCACTGAACCAGATGGCACAGGAAGGCCTCCTTGTTCAAGAGCCCTACCGCGGGCTCCGGGTGGCCACCCTGGATACGACCGCCATTATGGACCTGGCAAACACCCGCATGGCGCTGGACATGCTCGCGGTCACAGCGATCATCGAAGACGAGACCGGGCGCCGCATGCGCATGGTTGAGGAAAGCTGGGCCGAGTACAGCCGCGTGGAGATGGACCCGGATCCCGTGGTGCGGCACGAAAGCCACGTGGCCTTCCACCGCAAGCTGTGGGCCGCGTCGGAGAACGCGCTGCTGCTGCGACTCTGGCCCGTCACCGAAGCCCACGTCACCATCATCCTCGCCCAGGACCAGGCTACCCGCGCAGACCCCGTCCGCGCCCACCGCGTGCACGAGAAGCTCGTCAAGGCCATTCGGACCAAAGACCTTGAGGTCATCAGGAAAGCCTTCGCCGAACACACGATCGACAGCGCGAAGGAACTCATCGCGCTGCTGGACACACAACGTGCGGCCGCACCCCAGACGGATAAAAAGAAGAAGGAGTAA
- a CDS encoding PucR family transcriptional regulator, protein MPPSLNVLLRSRALKLRLVVPEVGSIQLDEPITWVHSSDLADPTPFLDAGQLLLTDGTQFPTDGREPTTAGATSGGKAPDVPNGSAYDEYVERLVGHGIAGLGFATQVIHGTLPPALEEACRKHGLPLLEVPDRTPFIAIIRMVADYLAKEEHARAEWSLQAQRAISRAALRPDGLTSILGELERQLHSWVALYDAAGNYVRMPRNRPVPSDIAGEVTAKVRNALDLGTRSASHLLIGGQSVTLQTLGRKGSLRGALALGAIEPLDPARTDIVNSVIGLASLALEQARTLDTARRHLRAGVFEQLLAGSTDVAARTARQVWGQLPREPLLVTASRQENPAPNLLEALELLADDYRGAVFYALRGDLLVVLAGRLHQDKVLELLQRHGACGVSAETAIAGLSGALEEATRALRRAAELGRTAVEFSELSDSGMLGLLREEKAGPVARGLLQPLIAHDAAEQTELLVTVREWFANDCVWDKTARRLGVHRHTLRNRVDAAGRILGLNLDGMRDRLELFAALQFLDAVQFLEETQLRKG, encoded by the coding sequence ATGCCGCCAAGCCTGAACGTCCTTCTCCGCAGCCGGGCGTTGAAGCTTCGCCTCGTTGTGCCGGAAGTGGGTTCCATCCAACTCGACGAGCCGATCACCTGGGTCCACAGCTCCGATTTGGCGGACCCCACGCCGTTCCTCGACGCCGGGCAGCTGCTGCTCACCGACGGCACGCAGTTCCCGACGGATGGCAGGGAGCCGACGACGGCGGGCGCCACTTCCGGGGGCAAGGCACCGGACGTGCCAAACGGCTCAGCCTATGACGAGTACGTGGAGCGTCTGGTGGGGCATGGCATCGCGGGCCTGGGGTTCGCGACGCAGGTGATCCACGGGACGCTGCCGCCGGCGCTGGAGGAAGCCTGCCGGAAACACGGGCTGCCGTTATTGGAGGTCCCGGACCGGACGCCGTTCATCGCGATCATCCGCATGGTGGCCGACTACCTGGCCAAGGAGGAACATGCCCGGGCGGAATGGTCGCTACAGGCACAGCGCGCCATCTCCCGCGCGGCCCTCCGCCCGGACGGGCTGACCTCGATCCTCGGGGAGCTGGAACGCCAGCTGCACAGCTGGGTGGCGCTCTACGACGCCGCGGGCAACTACGTCCGGATGCCGAGGAACCGTCCGGTTCCCTCCGACATTGCCGGCGAGGTCACGGCGAAGGTCCGCAATGCCCTGGACCTGGGGACACGTTCGGCCTCGCATCTGCTCATCGGCGGCCAGTCCGTGACACTGCAGACTCTTGGCCGGAAGGGCAGCCTCCGCGGTGCGCTGGCCCTGGGGGCCATCGAGCCCCTGGACCCGGCACGGACGGACATCGTCAACAGCGTGATCGGTCTGGCCAGCCTGGCGCTTGAGCAGGCCCGCACCCTCGATACCGCCCGCAGGCACCTCCGCGCCGGTGTCTTCGAGCAGCTGCTGGCGGGCAGCACCGACGTCGCGGCTAGAACGGCGCGGCAGGTGTGGGGACAGCTGCCGCGGGAGCCGCTGCTGGTGACCGCCTCGCGGCAGGAGAACCCGGCACCGAACCTGCTCGAGGCGCTGGAACTGCTCGCCGACGATTACCGGGGCGCGGTGTTCTATGCCCTGCGCGGCGACCTTTTGGTGGTCCTGGCCGGGCGGCTGCACCAGGACAAGGTTCTGGAGCTGCTGCAGCGGCACGGCGCCTGCGGTGTTTCCGCCGAGACGGCGATCGCGGGGCTTTCCGGCGCCCTGGAAGAAGCCACCCGCGCGCTGCGGCGCGCGGCAGAACTGGGGCGGACCGCCGTCGAATTTTCCGAACTGTCCGACAGCGGGATGCTCGGCCTGCTGCGCGAGGAGAAGGCCGGTCCTGTGGCGCGCGGACTGCTGCAGCCGCTGATCGCACACGACGCGGCGGAACAGACGGAACTGCTGGTCACAGTGCGGGAGTGGTTCGCGAACGACTGCGTGTGGGACAAGACAGCCCGGCGCCTCGGCGTCCACCGCCACACGCTGCGGAACCGCGTGGACGCCGCCGGCAGGATCCTTGGGCTGAACCTGGACGGCATGCGGGACCGGCTCGAGCTGTTCGCCGCATTGCAGTTCCTCGACGCCGTGCAGTTCCTGGAAGAGACCCAGTTGCGGAAGGGATGA
- a CDS encoding aspartate aminotransferase family protein, whose protein sequence is MVASQALFDEAVTAAVTNAAASSAVSNADVVALDRANVFHSWSAQKALTPMAIAGGSGSTVWDHDGNTYLDFSSQLVNTNIGHQHPKVIAAIAQQATSLATVAPAHANHVRGTAAAKILSHAPANMEKVFFTNGGADANENAIRMARLHTGRDKVISRYRSYHGNTGSAIVATGDWRRIPNEYARGHVHVFGPYLYRSEFWAETPEQETERALHHLRRVVQAEGPQSVAALLLETVPGTAGILVPTPGYLEGVRELCDEYGIVMILDEVMAGFGRTGDWFALDAFNVTPDLITFAKGVNSGYVPVGGVIISGDIAATFDERVFPGGLTYSGHPLAAASVVASIEAFEEEDIVGNAARLGRDHLEPGLRALAERHGVIGEVRGRGVFWALELVQDPSTRTPVPAEYMGRLKAELLRLGLLPFIADNRIHVVPPAVVTPKEVATALDIYDQALTAVVL, encoded by the coding sequence ATGGTCGCCAGCCAGGCACTCTTCGATGAAGCGGTCACGGCCGCAGTCACCAACGCAGCCGCTAGCAGCGCTGTCTCCAATGCCGACGTCGTCGCCCTGGACCGGGCCAACGTCTTCCATTCCTGGTCGGCGCAGAAAGCCCTCACCCCGATGGCCATCGCCGGCGGGTCCGGCAGCACGGTCTGGGACCACGACGGCAACACCTACCTGGACTTCTCCAGCCAGCTGGTGAACACCAACATCGGCCACCAGCACCCCAAGGTCATCGCCGCCATTGCGCAGCAGGCAACCAGCCTGGCCACCGTTGCGCCGGCCCACGCCAACCATGTCCGCGGCACGGCTGCAGCCAAGATCCTGTCCCATGCCCCGGCCAACATGGAGAAGGTCTTCTTCACCAACGGAGGCGCGGACGCGAACGAAAACGCCATCCGCATGGCCCGCCTGCACACCGGCCGCGACAAGGTCATCTCCCGCTACCGTTCGTACCACGGCAACACGGGCTCGGCGATCGTGGCCACCGGTGACTGGCGCCGCATCCCCAACGAATACGCCCGGGGCCACGTCCACGTTTTCGGACCGTACCTCTACCGGTCCGAATTCTGGGCAGAGACGCCGGAACAGGAGACCGAGCGCGCACTGCACCACCTGCGCCGCGTCGTCCAGGCCGAAGGTCCGCAGTCGGTCGCAGCCCTCCTGCTCGAAACCGTCCCCGGCACGGCCGGCATCCTCGTCCCGACCCCCGGCTACCTCGAAGGCGTGCGCGAGCTGTGCGACGAGTACGGCATCGTGATGATCCTCGATGAAGTCATGGCCGGCTTCGGACGCACCGGCGACTGGTTCGCCCTGGACGCGTTCAACGTCACCCCGGACCTCATCACCTTCGCCAAGGGCGTGAACTCCGGCTACGTCCCGGTGGGCGGCGTGATTATCTCCGGCGACATCGCGGCCACCTTCGACGAGCGCGTCTTCCCCGGCGGGCTGACCTACTCCGGGCACCCCCTCGCCGCAGCCTCAGTCGTAGCGTCCATCGAGGCCTTCGAGGAAGAGGACATCGTCGGCAACGCCGCGCGGCTCGGCCGCGACCACCTGGAACCCGGCCTTCGTGCGCTTGCCGAGCGCCACGGCGTCATCGGCGAGGTCCGCGGCCGCGGCGTCTTCTGGGCGCTGGAACTCGTCCAGGACCCGTCCACTCGGACGCCGGTTCCCGCCGAGTACATGGGCCGTCTCAAAGCAGAACTGCTGCGCCTCGGCCTGCTGCCCTTCATCGCGGACAACCGCATCCACGTGGTCCCGCCCGCCGTCGTGACGCCCAAGGAAGTGGCCACGGCCCTGGACATCTACGACCAGGCGCTTACCGCCGTCGTGCTCTAA
- a CDS encoding short chain dehydrogenase, with product MKILIVGANGLLGSAAVAALKGRHEVLEASRSSDISVDLAEPDSIRRMFDQVGTVDAAISCTGSVPFKPLAELTDKDFTSGFEDKVLGQVNLVQLGAEYISDGGSFTLTSGVLAREPILTGAAASLANGALESFVMAAAAELPRGIRINAVSPTVLAEASGYHEFFPGFSQVPADEVGRAYVKSVEGIQTGQVFALD from the coding sequence ATGAAGATTCTTATTGTTGGCGCAAACGGCCTGCTCGGTTCCGCGGCAGTCGCAGCACTCAAGGGACGGCACGAGGTACTCGAAGCCTCCCGCTCGAGCGATATCAGCGTGGACCTGGCCGAACCTGACTCGATCCGGCGCATGTTCGATCAGGTGGGCACGGTAGATGCCGCCATCTCCTGCACCGGCTCGGTTCCCTTCAAGCCGCTCGCCGAGCTCACGGACAAGGACTTCACGTCCGGCTTTGAGGACAAGGTCCTTGGCCAGGTCAACCTGGTGCAGCTCGGCGCCGAGTACATTTCCGACGGCGGCTCCTTCACGCTGACCAGCGGCGTCCTCGCCCGTGAGCCCATCCTGACCGGCGCCGCGGCATCGCTGGCCAACGGCGCCCTCGAGTCGTTCGTGATGGCCGCCGCCGCCGAACTGCCCCGCGGCATCCGGATCAATGCCGTCAGCCCCACAGTTCTGGCCGAGGCGTCCGGCTATCACGAGTTCTTCCCGGGGTTCTCGCAGGTGCCCGCCGATGAGGTTGGACGCGCATACGTGAAGTCGGTCGAGGGCATCCAGACCGGCCAGGTCTTCGCACTGGACTAA
- a CDS encoding TetR/AcrR family transcriptional regulator — protein sequence MRPVADNREDPDDVRTRIVVTAYQLFSHRGIRDVGVDELIRASGVAKSTFYRHFPSKDDVALAFLKRRDELWMMGSVVPEAKSRADNPEDQLLAIFDVYDQWFQEDDFEACSFVKVLLEMGATHPLGRASIEYLARIRQQVRLLADEAGLEDPEAFALSWHILMKGSIIAAAEGDRLSARRARRMASGLIATHRPA from the coding sequence ATGAGGCCAGTCGCCGACAACCGTGAAGATCCTGATGACGTCCGCACCCGTATTGTGGTCACCGCCTACCAATTGTTCTCCCACCGCGGAATCCGTGACGTCGGCGTCGACGAGCTGATCCGCGCCTCGGGAGTCGCCAAGTCGACGTTCTACCGGCATTTCCCCTCGAAGGACGACGTAGCACTGGCCTTTTTGAAGCGCCGGGACGAGCTGTGGATGATGGGGTCGGTGGTCCCGGAAGCCAAGAGCAGGGCAGACAACCCCGAAGACCAGCTGCTGGCCATCTTCGACGTGTACGACCAGTGGTTCCAAGAGGATGACTTTGAAGCCTGTTCGTTCGTGAAGGTGCTGCTGGAAATGGGGGCCACGCATCCGCTGGGGCGGGCCAGCATTGAGTATCTGGCGCGAATCCGCCAGCAGGTACGGCTCTTGGCGGACGAAGCAGGCCTGGAGGACCCCGAGGCGTTCGCCCTCTCCTGGCACATCCTCATGAAAGGCTCGATCATCGCCGCCGCCGAGGGTGACAGGCTCTCGGCCCGCCGCGCCCGGCGGATGGCCAGCGGACTTATCGCCACGCACCGCCCGGCCTAG
- a CDS encoding DUF4193 domain-containing protein: MATDYDAPRVAQEDQPANESLEAIQSRQGGSQTALLDVEEADTAEGIDLPGADLSHEELLIQVVPVQEDEFTCMSCFLVHHRSQLAREKDGKKYCSECEG; the protein is encoded by the coding sequence ATGGCAACTGACTACGACGCCCCTCGCGTGGCCCAAGAGGACCAGCCGGCCAACGAGTCCCTTGAGGCCATCCAGTCCCGCCAGGGCGGATCCCAGACTGCCCTGCTTGATGTGGAAGAAGCCGACACCGCCGAAGGCATCGACCTTCCCGGTGCCGACCTGTCGCACGAAGAACTGCTGATCCAGGTTGTTCCGGTGCAGGAAGATGAGTTCACCTGCATGTCCTGCTTCCTGGTCCACCACCGCAGCCAGCTCGCGCGCGAAAAGGACGGCAAGAAGTACTGCTCGGAGTGTGAGGGCTAG